A stretch of the Neofelis nebulosa isolate mNeoNeb1 chromosome 1, mNeoNeb1.pri, whole genome shotgun sequence genome encodes the following:
- the LOC131485464 gene encoding olfactory receptor 1C1-like has protein sequence METGNLTIIKDFVLLGLSGSAEQQHFLSVLFLCMYLITISGNMLIILVVGFDFHLHLPMYFFLSNLAFVDICFTSTTIPQMIVNIVTDTQTISFIGCLSQLFFFISFVNMDSLLLCVMAYDRYVAICRPLHYTAIMNLPFCVQLVAGLWIVTYLHALLHTLLMAHLYFCASNIIHHFFCDLNPLLKLSCSDISLNVMVIFIVGGLFALTPLICILISYGLIFSTILKITSTQGKQKAFSTCGCHLSVVVLFYGTASAVYFTPSSSFTPESDTLLAIMYTVVTPMVNPFIYSLRNNDMKRTLQKMLCKDLHF, from the coding sequence ATGGAAACAGGAAATCTAACAATTATCAAGGATTTTGTCCTTCTGGGACTTTCTGGATCAGCAGAGCAGCAACATTTCCTATCTGTGCTCTTCCTATGTATGTACTTAATCACTATATCAGGCAACATGCTCATCATCTTGGTTGTGGGCTTTGACTTTCACCTCCATTtacccatgtatttcttccttaGTAACTTGGCCTTTGTTGATATCTGTTTTACCTCAACTACTATCCCCCAAATGATAGTGAACATCGTGACTGATACACAGACAATCTCTTTCATAGGATGCCTCAGCcagcttttcttcttcatttcttttgtgaataTGGACAGCCTTCTTCTCTGTGTGATGGCATACGATAGGTATGTGGCAATTTGCCGCCCTTTACATTATACTGCAATTATGAATCTGCCCTTTTGTGTCCAGCTAGTGGCTGGGCTCTGGATTGTCACTTATCTCCATGCCCTCTTACACACTCTCTTAATGGCACATTTGTACTTCTGTGCTTCCAATATCATCCACCATTTCTTCTGTGATCTCAACCCTCTCTTGAAGCTCTCTTGCTCTGATATATCCCTCAATGTGATGGTTATTTTTATAGTGGGAGGTCTATTTGCTCTCACTCCCCTTATCTGCATCCTCATATCTTATGGACTGATCTTCTCCACGATCCTGAAGATCACATCTACTCAGGGGAAACAGAAAGCTTTCTCCACCTGTGGCTGCCACCTGTCAGTGGTGGTGTTGTTCTATGGCACAGCCAGTGCTGTCTATttcaccccctcctcctcttttacCCCTGAGAGTGACACCTTGTTAGCCATCATGTATACAGTGGTGACTCCAATGGTAAATCCTTTCATCTACAGTCTAAGGAACAACGACATGAAGAGAACACTTCAGAAAATGCTTTGTAAGGATTTACACTTTTAG